The following nucleotide sequence is from Pedococcus aerophilus.
CCCGGCACGTGGCGCTCGGTGGGCGTGGACGCCAACGGCGACGGCCGCAAGGACCCGCAGAACCTCATGGACGCCGTGACCGGCGCCGCGGTCTACCTCTGCTCCGGCCCGGGCAACCTCGGCAACGAGGCCGGTGCCCGCACCGCCGTGCTCCGCTACAACCAGAGCGATGCGTATGCGGACCAGGTCCTCGCGCTCGCCCGCGCCTACCGCGGTGGGTATGCCGTCGTCCCCGACGGCGCGCTCTCCGAGGCCCAGCGCACGGGGCAGCCTTTCCTGCCCACCGGCAACGAGGCCACCCTGCCCGGTCCGGCCGCAGGTGCTGCGGGCGCGGGCACGAAGCCCTCGTCGAAGCCGAAGCCGTCACCCAGCAGCTCCACCCCCTCCCCGAGCAGCACGGCCGGGAGCGGCGGGAACGGGTCGGGCACCAGTGCCGGCGGTTCCGGGTCCGGCAGCGGGTCCGGCGGTTCCGGCGGTTCCGGCGGCTCGACGCCCTCGCCCTCGAGCACATCCGGCGGCGGCCTCACCGGCGCCGTGGGTGGAGTGGTCGGCGGCGTCGTCGGCGGCATCACCGGTCAGACGCCGAGCTCGACGTCGTCCAGCAGCACCCCCAAGCCCTCGTCGAGCTCCACGAGCAGCACGCCGAAGCCCTCGCCGAGCAGCACCAGCACGCCTCCGAAGCTGCCCATCACCGTGGCCCCGGTCAACGGCAAGTGCCCCTCCGGCTACGTGCCCGAGGTCAACGTCGTCGGCGTCGTCGTGCTCTGCCGCCTGAAGTAGGGACGTGCGGTC
It contains:
- a CDS encoding lytic transglycosylase domain-containing protein, with the protein product MTRVNWRTIAAALPAVALIGGGLALVATDGTPTTDVVADSSPLVTVPKTAVQRPEAPSLPALPELPAPAEAAPTPVASAAGLQLTGSANGIPAAALAAYRRGAQLVDLADTECNIDWALLAAIGKVESNHGRYGGNGIDQSGTVRPGIYGIPLNGTNNTAVIRDTDGGAYDRDTTFDRAVGPMQFIPGTWRSVGVDANGDGRKDPQNLMDAVTGAAVYLCSGPGNLGNEAGARTAVLRYNQSDAYADQVLALARAYRGGYAVVPDGALSEAQRTGQPFLPTGNEATLPGPAAGAAGAGTKPSSKPKPSPSSSTPSPSSTAGSGGNGSGTSAGGSGSGSGSGGSGGSGGSTPSPSSTSGGGLTGAVGGVVGGVVGGITGQTPSSTSSSSTPKPSSSSTSSTPKPSPSSTSTPPKLPITVAPVNGKCPSGYVPEVNVVGVVVLCRLK